A region of the Ranitomeya imitator isolate aRanImi1 chromosome 5, aRanImi1.pri, whole genome shotgun sequence genome:
gtagttggctctcaagcctgaacagcttgggagtaggacaacatatataaaaagtatcatgtgatcaaaatacaacttgcctaatactgCTCACAGTGTATAcagtactcgagtatatatggtatataaaacGATGTCACTTGTGTGCTTCTGATCAAGCCTGGGTTCATGAGCTGCCCTACCTGGCAGATTTACAGTGGGCAACTCCTGTAGCCAGACAACCCTGTAAAACAATGCTTTGCCAAGCATTCAGGACATTGTGGGCTGAGGCAGCAGCTTCGGACCTACTAAGAGTGGGCATCTGTGGACCCTAAGCATTGTAGCATGTAtgggactaaaggccccgtcacacatagcgagatcgctgctgagtcacaagttttgtgacgcaacagcgatctcgctatgtatcgtagcagcgatcaggcccctgctgtgagatcgctggtcgtgtcggaatggcctgggccattttttgatcgttgaggtcccgctggggaacacacatcgctttgtttgacacctaaccaacgacctcattgacgactcagacaccgacatataggcgtgcatttgcgttgccttttccgcgcccattctgttccgattggtggtcgctactgcgttctgattggtttgcGGCCATGCTATGAGGCGACAcataatagcccttccgtcctttgttcctgagcgcgtggtggattgcagaacgttgtagagttctccggcctgcgactcctcttccattTCGATAATCTGTTCTGCAAGGATTCTTCTGACAACTATACATTGTGTATGGTAGGTATTGTTTGGGGTCGCAAGTGCGTTTTAATTTTCCCCTAAATTTTTATATAGGGCAACTAAAAATAATTTCCTGCTATCATTGCTGTGGAGGGATGGAGTGAGGGCTTGTctgctatctgtgtacatatacttttACACGGGCTGATATTTTAGGGGGTCTTGTACTTGCACACCCATACAGCATGTTTTCTGTCATGCATGGTAACGGAattgagttttttttatttatttattaactttatcttctttttcttttatgtgtttcagtgtgcagcatcatgaacaatgcgcagtgtGCTGTTGTGTTTGCTGCATTGCTGGTTGAGGAAGCTCGGCGGCAAGATGAGGCCCGGATGCAAGAGAGGCGTTCCAAACGAAAGTGTCGCATGTGGACCAGAGAATGGTTGCAGAAGAGGTCTGACTTGTCCCACATGTAACTTGTAAGAGAGCTTCAGGAGAAGAATCCTCATGATTTCCGCAACTATCTGCGGATGTCTGAGGAAACCTTCCAACATTTACTGGAAAGAATTACTCCACTGATTCAACGGAAGGATACAGTGATGCGTGCTGCCATCCCGGCCGATGAAAGATTGGCAGTCACGCTGCGATTCCTGGCCACCGGGCGCTCGCTGCAAGACTTGCATTTTTCTTCAGCCATTTCAAGGACCCTGCTCAGCGTTCTAATTCCAGAGACATGTGATGCGATTTTCCACAGTCTACGTAGCTACATGCAGTTTCCCAACATGGAGGAGGAATGGAAAAAGATTGCCTCCGATTTTGAGCAGCTTTGGCAGTTCCCAAACTGTGGTGGGGCTTTCGACGGGAAACATGTCCGGATCACTCAACCACCGAACAGCGGATTctacttctttaattataagggctatttcagcatcatcctgatggcccttgttaacgcgaattatgaatttataaatgtagatgttggcatgaatggaagggtttccgatggtggcgttttagagcacacactctttggagagcgtttgaacaactgtgaacttcacttgcctcccaactctgagactagaggcaaccttaattttgtttttgccggtgatgaggccttcccgctTCATCCCAATCTTATCAAACCGTTCCCCCAAAAAAGTCTAACAGAGGAAAGAAGAATTTTCAATTACCGTTTGTCAAGGGCACGTCGGGTTGTAGAAAATGCATTCGGTATCATGGCTAATCGCTTCAGAGTTTTCCACACGCCTATTAACATGAAGCTTGAATCGATAGACTCTGTTGTTTTGGCTTGTTGTGTGCTTCACAACTTCCTTCGCCGTCGCGATGCTTTGGCGTACAGTCCACCTGGCTTCATGGACTCTGTGGGCCTAGTAAATGGGGAAGTGCAGCTCGGTGAATGGCGCGCAAATGATCCCGCAATTGCAGGCCTTCAACCATTGTTACCTGGCAGAAACACCCACGATGCAAAGACCTGCCGAGACAACTACTGCCAATATTTTAACGGTCCTGGTGCTGTTACTTGGCAGCATCAGAACTTATAGTGGGCTACTACTGATATTTATACACTGTTTTAGTTATTGCACTGATTTGTATAATAAACTGTTTGTTTTACTTTGAAAAAGCTTTGTTTCTCATTCTTACTGCAGTAAGGGCCCGTATATACATACGTGTATTCCTATGTATACTGATACATCCATATACATCAACATTGAAATCTACACAGAtacctacatatacacatacatactcacaGACATACAAATATAAATACCTATCTAAACATTAATACATATCCATACATGAAACCACCAACACTCCAGTCTTCCAGTGCAACCGGAGACGCTGTATTGAGAATGCGTAACATTCAGAACGCAGTAGCGTCTTCGGTGTGACCTGGAGATTACAATACAGGCCGCTTCCTTCGTGAACGCAGTAGCGTCGTCAAATAACCGCGGTGACGTTGATGCGTCGTGGGCGTGGTTTACGGCGCTGATGCGTTGTGGGCGGGTTAAAGGACAGTGCTGCGGCCTTGCTTTTAACTAGTGGCGGCAAAATGGCGGCCAGGCATCGTGCAACGCCTTGGGGTGACGTAGAAGTGCGTTACCTAATAACTGAATTAGATGCCCGTGATTATGGTTGTCATAATCACCAAGAGCATCCCGTCCTCCATAAGCAGGCTGTGCTGCGGAGGATCAGTCGGGGCCTAGCCCAGAGATTTGGGGTGCAGCGCTCCAGTACTCAgatccggaagaagctggcggatctGCAGTACAGGTCCAGTGAGCGCCTAGCCAGCATCCGGTCACAGAGCCTTCCACATCGTGGTGAGTGTTGTTAAGATAGGTTAGCATAGTATATGGCCACGACCGTTtttagtgtttctgctgccctcgtacacacccggctctgctccgcacgcctcgtacacacccggctcggctccgcacgcctcgtacacaccagggtctgctccgcacgcctcgtccaCACAACAGGCTCGGCtcagcacacctcgtacacaccaggctcggctccgcacgcctcgtacacaccaggctcggctccgcacgcctcgtacacaccagggtcTGCTCCGCATGCCTCgtccacacccggctcggctccgcacgcctcgtacacaccagggtctgctccgcacgcctcgtccacacccggctcggctccgcacgcctcgtacacaccagggtctgctccgcacacctcgtccacacaccaggctcggctccgcacgcctcgtacacacccggctcggcacgcctcgtacacaccagggtctgctccgcacgcctcgtacacaccagggtctgctccgcacgcctcgtccacacaccaggctcggcttcgcacgcctcgtacacacccggctcggctccgcacgcctcgtacacaccaggctcggctccgcacgcctcgtacacaccagggtctgctccgcacaccttgtccacacaccaggctcggctccgcacgcctcgtacacacccagctaagCCCTGTGCTCCTCGTGCACACCCGGCACTGCACAGTCCTGCATACAAATGAGGCCCCTGATCATATGACCCAAAATCCGGCCCAGTATATTGCGGCACATTTGTTACAACAGTAATTACAGTGCAGCACCTCAGGTATGTaataatgtaatatttttttttttctccagcaacaGCAGACCCGGAGCCCCAGCAGGAGTCAACGACAGGCTCACCAACAACAGGCTCGCCAGCATCACTCCGTGACATGGGTGAAGTCATGTCCCCCGGTAATTATTGCACTTAAAAAAAGGTCCATACAACTCGTAAAGGATAGGACTGTCGTGTACTATGAAGTGTTGTATCTTTCCCTAGGCGGTGATGCCAGAGGATCCGGGTGGTCCCTTAGTTCTTCCTCACCCGATTTACCCGAAAACCGTAAGTGTTAAATAACAAACACGTACATGATAGTTAGATGCATGAATAAACTAAGTTTTACCATTCCCTCCATAGAAATCCCAACATTAGAGGACCTCCAGGCATCACACAGGAGGATGATGGCGACACAGGGGACACTGGCTGAGCAAGTCAAATAGCACGGAGTGATGCTGGCTCGTTTTGTGGCTGCACAACAGCAGAGCGGcagccattaatttttttttttttttttttttttgatggtttTGTACAAAGTTTATTAGGTTGATGGTATCTTAATATTGTTTATAAAACAAAATAACAGTTTATATCCCCTGATGTGTACGCtttgttaaaaacaacaaacatgTTTCATCACGCACACTCATATGTATGCATCTGTATACATGCACCCAGCCCATAACCCCGCCTACTAGACCTGCAAATAACTATATGCTGAATTCAGTAAAGCAGGCTGCAAGTTTTGAATTATCAAAacaattttatttataacaattttTAACAAAGTAACATTTAAATTTAACTCTTTAATATAAAATAACTATACAACAATTATACTTATAACCCGAAATATTAAATGGATCTATAATTCTTCATAATGGTTTTCACCATTCAAAAATCCTTGGCTGGGCGGAGATGATAATTGCCCAAGAAAAGAATGGGAAAACCTGGGATATTGTGGTGGAGGGGCAAGCGGCATGTTCAGATGAGATCTAAATTGACGGTGTGCTGGTGTGCCACGCATTGCCTGAGGCGTTTCATTCATTGGCTGCCATGAACACGGATCACGGTCCATAAAACTGTGCACACTTGAACTTTCATCTAGCTGTCCAGCTGCCGCTTTGCTCAAAGTTTCAAAAATCACCCTCTCGGCGTGGATCCTTTGTGTGTCTTGCAGCTTCCCTAGCCGATCAGCGGCAAAGTTGGCAAAGCTGTCCACGGTACTGTGGCTCTGCTGGCTTAACATTTGCTTTGCCAAAGTGACCAACTCTGTTGATGGCGACACGGTGTCCTTTCTTTTATGACCATTGTTAATCCGCCGTGGTACATAAGCTGTGTTGGGGGTTGAGGGTGCAGGGTCTTCACTAGACCCCTCAGTAGCCTCCGCCCGGCTTGGTTCATCTCCCAGCAGGTCCTCACTGGTCGGGGTGGACAGATCATCATGCCGATCTTGCTGCAGGAACAGAAAATTTAGAATTAAGTGGAGGAACTAGTAGTACAGGATAGGATTTTTTCATTCAACGGTAAGAGCACTGAGTAGGGCCAAAAAGTTAAGGATTGTAC
Encoded here:
- the LOC138681642 gene encoding uncharacterized protein, which translates into the protein MASSMRQTLDKDPVIPTDTPVGDQDRHDDLSTPTSEDLLGDEPSRAEATEGSSEDPAPSTPNTAYVPRRINNGHKRKDTVSPSTELVTLAKQMLSQQSHSTVDSFANFAADRLGKLQDTQRIHAERVIFETLSKAAAGQLDESSSVHSFMDRDPCSWQPMNETPQAMRGTPAHRQFRSHLNMPLAPPPQYPRFSHSFLGQLSSPPSQGFLNGENHYEEL